The DNA sequence GCATGCCGGTCCTGGGCACGTGCGCCGGGCTCATCCTGCTCGCGGACCGGCTCGTGGACGCGATCGAGGGCCAGGAGTCCTTCGGCGGCCTCGACGTGACGGTGCGCCGCAACGCGTTCGGACGCCAGGTCGAGTCCTTCGAGGCGCGGCTCACGGTGGCGGCGCTCGGGGGCGACCCGGTGCGGGCAGCGTTCATCCGCGGCCCCGTGGTGGAGAGCGTCGGCCCTGCGGCATCCGTGCTCGCGGCTCTCGACGACGGCCGCGTCGTCGCCGTCGAACAGGGCGCGCTGCTCGGTCTCAGCTTCCACCCGGAGATCACGGGCGAGACGCGGTTCCACGAGCGCTTCCTCGACACCGTCCGCACGCGCTGAGGCCGGCGTCCACGGGTCGTTAGGCTCGTCGGATGACGTCCTCGGCGCGCGAATGGCAGATGATCGCACTCAACACCATGCACATGAACCTGCAGCGGCTCTACGTGTTCGACCGACGTCCACGATCCCGCGGCGTCGCCCCGTGATCAGGCCGCGCTCGGCGCGGCCCACGTCTACGCTGCCGATGCGCAGACGAAGGGCGAGCGGCAGACGGCCGAAGCGGTCGGGGACGAGAGCGAGGCCGATCGGCTGCGCCAGTACGCTCCGATGATGATGACGCTCGTCCAGCAGGCGAACGCCGCGGTCGGCGTGAGCGCGCAGGGCGAACCGGGAGAGCAGGAGCAGGGCTTCATCGCGGAGCATGTGCGCGTCGCGCTGGGGGACCGCCCCCGTGTGATGCTGCAGGTCGGAGCGATCCCGGTGATGCTCGCGGGACGTGATCCGCGCGACTGACGCTCGCGCGCTGACAAGGCGCGGAACGGGCCGCGGCCCCGTTCGATAGACTGGTCGACGCCCTGGGCGAGTCCCCGGGCGGATACGACGAGCGGAGAGTTATGTCCGGGCATTCCAAGTGGGCCACGACCAAGCACAAGAAGGCCGTCATCGACGCGCGCCGTGCCAAGTCGTGGGCGAAGCTCATCAAGAACATCGAGGTCGCCGCCAAGCTCGGCGGTCCCGACCTCGCCGGCAACCCGACGCTGTTCGACGCCGTGCAGAAGGCCAAGAAGACGTCTGTCCCGAAGGACAACATCGACCGCGCGGTCAAGCGCGGCGCGGGCATCGGCGGCGAGGCCGTCGAGTACACCTCGATCATGTACGAAGGGTACGGACCCAACGGAGTGGCGCTCATGATCGAGTGTCTGACCGACAACAAGAACCGCGCGGCCGCCGAGGTCCGCACGGCGCTCAGCCGCAACGGCGGCACGCTGGCCGATCCGGGCAGCGTCGCCTACAACTTCAGCCGCAAGGGAGTCATCGTCGTGAACTCCGAGGGCACCACCGAGGATGACGTCATGATGGCGGCTCTAGAGGCAGGCGCCGAGGAGATCGAGCCGCACGCCGAGGGCTTCGAGATCGTCACCGAGGCCACGGACCTCGTCACCGTGCGGTCGGCTCTGCAGGACGCCGGCATCGACTACGAGTCGGCAGACGTGGAGTTCGTTCCCAACCTCAAGGTCGAGATCGACGCCGACACCGCACGCAAGGTGTTCCGTCTCATCGACGCCCTCGAGGACAGCGAGGACGTGCAGAACGTCTTCACGAACTTCGACCTCACCCCCGAGGTGCAGGCCGAACTCGAGAACGACGAGGACTAGGCGCGCCGGATCCGGGTCGGACGCCGAGCGGCTTAGCCTGGGGGAGTGACCTCCTCGCTGCGCGTGCTCGGCATCGATCCCGGCCTGACCCGCTGCGGCATCGGCGTCGTCGATGTCGACCGCGCCCGCCGCGGGACGCTCGTGCACGTCGGTGTGATCCGCTCGTCCCCCGATGCGCCGATCGGCGAGCGTCTGGCTGCCGTCGCCGCCGGCATCCGCGAGGTTCTCGCGGCGCATCGACCAGACGCGGTGGCCGTTGAGCGCGTCTTCGCGCAGCAGAACACCCATACCGTCATGGGAACGGCGCAGGCGAGCGGTGTCGCGCTGCTCCTCGCTGCCGAAGCGGGTCTCCCGGCTGCGACCCACACGCCGAGCGAGGTGAAGGCGGCGGTGACCGGCTACGGCTCCGCCGACAAGAAGCAGGTCCAGGCCATGATCGCCCGTATCCTGCGCCTCGACGAGCCTCCGCAGCCGGCGGATGCGGCCGACGCGCTGGCCATCGCTCTGTGTCACGCCTGGCGGCGCGGCTCGGCATCCGCGCCCGGCGCCGACGCGCTCACCCCCGCTCAGCGGACGTGGGCGGATGCCGAGCGTGTCGCTCGAACATACGTACGATCGCGCGTCTAGGCTGGGAGGATGATCTCCTCCCTGCACGGAACCGTGCTGCACTCGTCGTCCGATCATGTCGTCGTCGACGTCGGGGGCGTCGGCTTCTCGGTGGCGGTGCCCGCCGATGTCGCACACACCGCGACCGTGGGGGAGCGGCTTCAGCTGCACACGAGTCTGATCGTCCGCGAGGATGCGCTCTCGCTGTACGGGTTCGCTGAGCGTGACGAGCTGGAGATCTTCGGTCTGCTCATCAGCGTCACCGGGGTGGGGCCGAAATCCGCGCTGGGCGTGCTGTCGCACCTGACGGTCGATCAGATCGCCGAGGCGGTGACGGCGGAGGACGACGCACCGTTCCGGCGCGTCTCCGGCATCGGCCCGAAGACCGCCAAGCTCATCGTCGTGCAGCTCGCGGGCAAGGTGCACCCGAGCGGCCCTGCGTCGAAGCCGGCGGCCGGAGCGGGATCGGATGTCGTCTCGCAGGTCACCGCCGCGCTCGTCGGGCTCGGCTGGTCCGAGAAGGTGGCGGCCGAGGCTGCGGCCCAGACGGCCGAGGAGGCGTCTGAGGCAGAACGCGCCGCGGTCGCCCCGCTGCTGCGGCGCACGCTCGCGCTGTTGGGGCCGGCGCGTGTCTGACGCCAGGGATGCGACGGAGCCGGTCGACGAGACCGAGCTCGCGATCGAGGGAGCGCTCCGGCCCACCAGCCTCGGCGACTTCGTCGGACAGCAGAAGGTCAGAGGACAGCTGCAGCTCCTGCTCGACGCCGCCCGCATCCAGAGTCGCCCGCCGGACCACATCCTCCTCGCCGGCCCACCGGGCCTCGGCAAGACGACGCTCGCGATGATCGTCGCGCACGAGAGCGAGAGGCCGTTGCGCCTCTCCAGCGGCCCGGCGATCCAGCACGCCGGCGATCTCGCAGCGCTCCTGTCGAGCCTGGTTCCGGGCGAGGTGCTCTTCATCGACGAGATCCACCGCATGGCGCGCTCCGCCGAGGAGATGCTGTATCTCGCGATGGAGGACTTCCGGATCGACATCATGGTCGGCAAGGGCGCCGGGGCCACGAGCATCCCGCTCGATCTCGCGCCGTTCACTCTCGTGGGAGCGACGACGCGGTCGGGACTCCTGCCGAATCCGCTGCGCGACCGCTTCGGGTTCACGGGGCACCTGGAGTTCTACGACGAGACCGAGTTGGAGCAGGTGATCGCGCGGTCGGCGCTGGTGCTCGGGGTCGACCTCCCCGGCGACTCTCTCGCCGAGATCGCCCGTCGCTCGCGCGGCACGCCCCGCATCGCGAACCGGCTGCTGCGCCGGGTGCGGGATTACGCTCTCGTGCACGGCGGAGGCGCCGCCTCGCTCGCCGACGTGCGCGCGGCGCTGGAGCTCTACGACGTCGACCCGATCGGGCTGGACCGCCTCGACCGTGCCGTGCTCGAAGCCCTCGTGCGGCGATTCCGCGGAGGTCCGGTCGGGCTCAGCACGCTCGCCGTCGCGGTCGGCGAAGAGGCCGAGACCGTCGAGAGCGTGGTCGAGCCCTATCTGGTGCGGATCGGCTTCCTCGGACGTACCCCGCGCGGACGCGTCGCGATGCCGGAGGCGTACACCCATCTCGGCGTCGCGCACCCGGACGGGGTGCTTCGCCTCGATGACCTATAATCGCTGAAGACTTCCCCCGATAGAACTGTGCGCCCATGGCTGGTGCGTGCACCTGAGAAAGGCGCTTGCCCTCATGCCCATGGAAATCCTCCTCTTCGGCCTCCTCGCCGTCCTCGTCGTCTTCATGTTCGTGAACGGCCGTCGTCGCCAGAAGCAGATGAAGGCGGAGCAGGAGGAGAAGGCGACCAAGACGGTGCCCGGAGTGAAGGTGCTCCTGCAGGGCGGCATCTACGGCACCATCGTCGCCTACGACCACGACGACCTCGACTCGCCCGCGCTCGTCGAGATCGCCCCCGGCACGGTCATCGAGGTGCACAGCCAGGCCATCCTCCGCATCGTCGAGCCCAAGGACCTCACCGACGGCGTCGACGTCGTGGGCGACGAGACGCCCGTCGTCGTCGAAGAGACCCCCGTCGTCGAAGAGACCCCCGTCGTCGACGACGCTCCCGCCGTCGAGACCCCCGAGGAGACGCGTCGCCGTCTCGAGCGGGACGCCGACGACAAGTAAGACCGCTCTCCGCAGCACTCGGCACTCCGGCATCTCAGAAAGCTGATCACACGTGGCCACTTCCTCCCCGGTCCGTCACGCCTGGCGGGTCCTCCTCGGACTCCTTCTGGTGACGGGCGTCCTGTTCGGCATCAACGCGATCGGCGTCTACGGCTTCCAGAAGAGCTCCTGGGCTCCTGAGCTCGCGCTCGATCTCCAGGGCGGAACGCAGATCATCCTCAGTGCCGAGACCGAGGACGGCGCTGCGCCGTCGTCCGAGCAGCTCGACCAGGCCGCGGCCATCATCCGCCAGCGCGTGGACGCGTCCGGTGTCGCCGAGGCCGACATCACCACCGAGGGCGGCCGCAACATCGTGGTGCAGATCCCCGGTGCGGCCGACGACCAGACGCGCGAGCGCATCCAGTCGAGCGCGCAGCTCCAGTTCCGGCCCGTGCTCGCGACCACCGCGGGGACGAACACGTTCATCGGCGAGGACGGAAACGAGACGCCGTACCCGACGCCCGACGACTCGCTCAGCGACACCCCGACGGCGGAGCCGACCGATCCGAGCGACCTGTCCTGGGTGAGCGAGAAGCTGGCCGCGGAGTTCCAGGCGTACGACTGCGCGAACCCGGAGAACGACCCGTCCCGTGAGCCGGCCGACCAGCCGCTCATCGCGTGCGACCCGACCGGTCAGGCGAAGTACATCCTCGGCCCGACCGAGCTCACCGGCCAGGCCATCACCGACGCACAGGCCGGCCGTGACCCGCGCTCCGGTGCGTGGATCGTGCAGCTGACGATGAACGCCGACGGCACCGACGCGTTCGGCAAGGTCAGCACGCGTCTCAACCAGAACCGCATCGCCAACCTCTCGCCGCGCGACCAGTTCGCGTTCGTGCTCGACGGCTCCGTCATCAGCGCGCCGGTCATGAACGGGCAGATCCTCGACGGACGCCCCAGCATCTCGGGCAGCTTCACGCAGGAGACCGCGACCACACTCGCCGACCAGCTGAAGTTCGGTGCGCTGCCGCTCAGCTTCGAGGTGCAGAGCTCCGACACGGTGTCGGCGACGCTCGGCACGCAGCAGCTGCAGATCGGCCTCATCGCCGGCCTCATCGGCCTCGCGCTCGTCGCGGTGTACTCGCTCTTCTCCTACCGCGCGCTCGGTACGGTGATCATCGCGTCGATCGCGGTGATGGCGGTTCTCACGTACATCGTCATCTGCATCCTCGCGTGGCGTCTCGGCTTCCGCCTCTCGCTGGCCGGCGTCGCGGGTCTGATCGTGTCGATCGGATTCACCGCCGACTCGTTCATCGTCTACTTCGAACGCATCCGAGACGAGTTGCGAGACGGCAAGTCGATCACGGCGGCGGTCGAGGACGGATGGGGTCGAGCCAAGCGCACGATCTACATCTCGAAGTCGATCAACGTGCTCGCGGCCGTCGTGCTGTACATCCTCGCGGATGCGACCGTGAAGGGCTTCGCGTTCACGCTCGGCCTCACCACCATCATCGACGTGCTCATCTTCGTGATCTTCACGCACCCGGTGATGCAGATCCTCGCACGCACGCGCTTCTTCGGCGGCGGCCACAAGCTCTCCGGGCTCGACCCGGAGTCCCTGGGCGCCGTGTACCGCAGCCGTTCGCAGTTCCGCGAGGTCGCGACGACCTCGACGGGGCGCAACGCGAAGAACGCGCGTTCGCGCGGGGAGGCCGATCGTCGTCAGACCATCGCAGAGCGCAAGCGCGCCGAGGCACTCGCCGGTGAGAAACGCACCAGCACGGGAAGTGAGGGGGACGCGTGATGGCTTCCATGAACGAGTTCGGAAACAACCTCTACACGGGCAAGACGTCCTTCCCGTTCGTCGGCAAGCGCCGCCTGTGGTTCATCATCGCGATCGCCCTCGTCGTGGGCTCGGCCCTCGTGCCGCTGATCCGTCCCATCCAGTTCTCGATCGAGTTCACGGGCGGATCCCAGTTCACGGTGCAGGCTCCCGAAACGACCGACCAGCAGACGGCGACGGATGCCGTGCAGTCCGTCGTCCCTGAGGCGGCCACCAAGGTGGTCGTCGTCAACGGCTCCGACATCCGCGTCCAGACCGACCAGATGAGCGCGGCCGAGACCCAGCAGGTCTCCGCGGCTCTGGCCGACGCCTACAAGGTCGACGGGGATGCCGTCACCTCGTCGTTCATCGGCCCGGCGTGGGGCGAGAACGTCACGAAGCAGTCGCTGTGGGGCCTCGCGATCTTCCTCGCGCTCACCTTCCTCATCCTCGCGATCTACTTCCGCACGTGGAAGATGTCCGCCGCGGCCATCCTCGGTCTGCTGGATGTGCTCGTGATCACCGTCGGCGTGTACGCGCTGGCCGGGTTCGAGATCTCTCCCGCGGCTGTGATCGGGTTCCTCACGATCCTCGCGTACTCGCTGTACGACACCACGGTCGTGTTCGACAAGATCCGCGAGAACACCACGGAGGACGGTGAGAAGTCGGCGCGCCTGTTCGGGGAGTCCGTCAACCTCGCCGTCAACCAGACGCTCGTCCGGTCGATCAACACCTCCGTGGTGGCTGCTCTGCCCGTCGGCGCGATCCTCTTCATCGGCTCGTTCTGGCTCGGCGCCGAGACGCTCACCGACATCTCGCTGTCGATCTTCGTCGGCATCCTGGTCGCGACGTACTCGACGCTGTTCGTCGCCGCTCCGCTCTACTCGCTGTTCCGTGAGAACGAGCCGCAGATCAAGGCTCGTGACGCGCGCGTGCGCGAGTCGCGCGAGCGCGCGGCCGTCGAGGTCTGATCGTCCCGCTCAGCGGGGCCGCACCCCGCTGAGCACGCGTAAACTGGTGAGATTGGGGAGGTGAGCGGATGGCGGAACCGCAGACGACGTCGCAGGGATCGAGCCTGAGGCGACTGGTTCCCCGCATCTTCTCCCGTGCGCCCCGGGTCAACGACCTGGACAACCTGATCCGCACCGTCCGCGCGAATCACCCCAAGGGCGACCTGGCCGTGATCGAGCGGGCGTACGCGGTCGCCAAGGAGAAGCACGAGGGCCAGAAGCGGCAGAGCGGTGAGCCCTACATCACGCACCCGCTCGCCGTCGCTCAGATCCTCGGCGAGATGGGCCTCGGTCCCCGCGCGATCGCTGCTGCGCTGCTGCACGACACGGTCGAGGACACGGGGTATGCCCTGACCGACCTCACCGCCGAGTTCGGCGACGAGGTGGCGATGCTCG is a window from the Microbacterium sp. LWO14-1.2 genome containing:
- the pdxT gene encoding pyridoxal 5'-phosphate synthase glutaminase subunit PdxT yields the protein MAGNPRVGVLALQGDVREHAALLAELGAEVTLVRRPGELAQVDGLVIPGGESTVIDKLSRLFEMQAPIRDAIRDGMPVLGTCAGLILLADRLVDAIEGQESFGGLDVTVRRNAFGRQVESFEARLTVAALGGDPVRAAFIRGPVVESVGPAASVLAALDDGRVVAVEQGALLGLSFHPEITGETRFHERFLDTVRTR
- a CDS encoding YebC/PmpR family DNA-binding transcriptional regulator, with translation MSGHSKWATTKHKKAVIDARRAKSWAKLIKNIEVAAKLGGPDLAGNPTLFDAVQKAKKTSVPKDNIDRAVKRGAGIGGEAVEYTSIMYEGYGPNGVALMIECLTDNKNRAAAEVRTALSRNGGTLADPGSVAYNFSRKGVIVVNSEGTTEDDVMMAALEAGAEEIEPHAEGFEIVTEATDLVTVRSALQDAGIDYESADVEFVPNLKVEIDADTARKVFRLIDALEDSEDVQNVFTNFDLTPEVQAELENDED
- the ruvC gene encoding crossover junction endodeoxyribonuclease RuvC is translated as MTSSLRVLGIDPGLTRCGIGVVDVDRARRGTLVHVGVIRSSPDAPIGERLAAVAAGIREVLAAHRPDAVAVERVFAQQNTHTVMGTAQASGVALLLAAEAGLPAATHTPSEVKAAVTGYGSADKKQVQAMIARILRLDEPPQPADAADALAIALCHAWRRGSASAPGADALTPAQRTWADAERVARTYVRSRV
- the ruvA gene encoding Holliday junction branch migration protein RuvA is translated as MISSLHGTVLHSSSDHVVVDVGGVGFSVAVPADVAHTATVGERLQLHTSLIVREDALSLYGFAERDELEIFGLLISVTGVGPKSALGVLSHLTVDQIAEAVTAEDDAPFRRVSGIGPKTAKLIVVQLAGKVHPSGPASKPAAGAGSDVVSQVTAALVGLGWSEKVAAEAAAQTAEEASEAERAAVAPLLRRTLALLGPARV
- the ruvB gene encoding Holliday junction branch migration DNA helicase RuvB codes for the protein MSDARDATEPVDETELAIEGALRPTSLGDFVGQQKVRGQLQLLLDAARIQSRPPDHILLAGPPGLGKTTLAMIVAHESERPLRLSSGPAIQHAGDLAALLSSLVPGEVLFIDEIHRMARSAEEMLYLAMEDFRIDIMVGKGAGATSIPLDLAPFTLVGATTRSGLLPNPLRDRFGFTGHLEFYDETELEQVIARSALVLGVDLPGDSLAEIARRSRGTPRIANRLLRRVRDYALVHGGGAASLADVRAALELYDVDPIGLDRLDRAVLEALVRRFRGGPVGLSTLAVAVGEEAETVESVVEPYLVRIGFLGRTPRGRVAMPEAYTHLGVAHPDGVLRLDDL
- a CDS encoding preprotein translocase subunit YajC; translated protein: MPMEILLFGLLAVLVVFMFVNGRRRQKQMKAEQEEKATKTVPGVKVLLQGGIYGTIVAYDHDDLDSPALVEIAPGTVIEVHSQAILRIVEPKDLTDGVDVVGDETPVVVEETPVVEETPVVDDAPAVETPEETRRRLERDADDK
- the secD gene encoding protein translocase subunit SecD; the encoded protein is MATSSPVRHAWRVLLGLLLVTGVLFGINAIGVYGFQKSSWAPELALDLQGGTQIILSAETEDGAAPSSEQLDQAAAIIRQRVDASGVAEADITTEGGRNIVVQIPGAADDQTRERIQSSAQLQFRPVLATTAGTNTFIGEDGNETPYPTPDDSLSDTPTAEPTDPSDLSWVSEKLAAEFQAYDCANPENDPSREPADQPLIACDPTGQAKYILGPTELTGQAITDAQAGRDPRSGAWIVQLTMNADGTDAFGKVSTRLNQNRIANLSPRDQFAFVLDGSVISAPVMNGQILDGRPSISGSFTQETATTLADQLKFGALPLSFEVQSSDTVSATLGTQQLQIGLIAGLIGLALVAVYSLFSYRALGTVIIASIAVMAVLTYIVICILAWRLGFRLSLAGVAGLIVSIGFTADSFIVYFERIRDELRDGKSITAAVEDGWGRAKRTIYISKSINVLAAVVLYILADATVKGFAFTLGLTTIIDVLIFVIFTHPVMQILARTRFFGGGHKLSGLDPESLGAVYRSRSQFREVATTSTGRNAKNARSRGEADRRQTIAERKRAEALAGEKRTSTGSEGDA
- the secF gene encoding protein translocase subunit SecF — its product is MASMNEFGNNLYTGKTSFPFVGKRRLWFIIAIALVVGSALVPLIRPIQFSIEFTGGSQFTVQAPETTDQQTATDAVQSVVPEAATKVVVVNGSDIRVQTDQMSAAETQQVSAALADAYKVDGDAVTSSFIGPAWGENVTKQSLWGLAIFLALTFLILAIYFRTWKMSAAAILGLLDVLVITVGVYALAGFEISPAAVIGFLTILAYSLYDTTVVFDKIRENTTEDGEKSARLFGESVNLAVNQTLVRSINTSVVAALPVGAILFIGSFWLGAETLTDISLSIFVGILVATYSTLFVAAPLYSLFRENEPQIKARDARVRESRERAAVEV